In one Leptospira stimsonii genomic region, the following are encoded:
- a CDS encoding LA_2444/LA_4059 family outer membrane protein, giving the protein MRKNLIGSLFQKCIWRIWTLVFAVSIGASEILSQTGEEKTFAEKKQSRFELLIKRQTYRWTPYDYTSFSEHSPIESSIRTDSVKQNQKVIVPIAFRYDNLEKNFRIEISAYEVELANANTNRIQAGEGGIQSRRTYFNPMIRSESEFNYYKILKMNSDWTLFVGGGIRNINKYKYGYFLREGGYQEYFYTYGPQLVLNSEYKLWKEVSFHLGIDLFYTEGNRFYKEQMFLPDSIVVSNGNAGVKGIYRGYEIDLSLSYRIFETVKFFAGYNYIDSYFSYFGFRQTDFYIGNPQTTPFPNQGFSVPTISHRIRSGNYEILQGFYLGVSVRF; this is encoded by the coding sequence ATGCGAAAGAATCTGATTGGTTCTCTTTTTCAAAAATGTATTTGGCGGATATGGACCTTAGTCTTCGCCGTCTCTATTGGAGCAAGTGAAATCTTGTCGCAGACTGGAGAAGAAAAAACATTTGCAGAAAAAAAACAAAGCCGCTTCGAACTTCTGATCAAAAGACAAACCTATCGCTGGACTCCTTACGATTACACATCCTTCTCGGAACATTCTCCTATCGAAAGTTCGATCCGGACGGATTCCGTAAAACAAAATCAGAAGGTAATCGTACCCATTGCGTTTCGATACGACAATTTGGAAAAGAATTTTAGAATCGAGATTTCCGCATACGAAGTCGAGTTGGCGAACGCAAATACGAATCGAATCCAAGCCGGCGAAGGCGGGATTCAAAGTCGGAGGACATATTTTAATCCGATGATTCGTTCCGAATCTGAATTCAATTATTATAAAATTCTAAAAATGAATTCGGACTGGACGTTATTCGTAGGCGGGGGAATTCGCAATATCAATAAATACAAATACGGCTATTTTCTCAGGGAAGGCGGTTATCAGGAATACTTTTATACGTATGGTCCTCAGCTTGTCCTCAATTCGGAATACAAACTCTGGAAAGAAGTTTCCTTTCATTTGGGAATCGACCTCTTTTATACGGAAGGGAATCGATTTTATAAGGAACAAATGTTTCTTCCGGATTCAATCGTAGTTTCGAACGGAAACGCCGGAGTCAAAGGAATCTACCGAGGATACGAGATCGATCTTTCTTTGAGTTATCGAATTTTTGAAACCGTAAAATTCTTCGCAGGATACAATTATATAGATTCTTATTTTAGTTATTTTGGATTTAGACAAACGGACTTTTATATTGGAAATCCTCAGACAACTCCGTTCCCGAACCAAGGATTCAGTGTTCCAACGATCTCACATCGGATCCGTTCCGGAAATTATGAGATCCTACAGGGGTTCTATCTGGGAGTTTCCGTTCGTTTTTAA
- a CDS encoding leucine-rich repeat domain-containing protein, translated as MDLSKNQISPIPKKIGQLKNLRTLHLRNNPINRRPEEL; from the coding sequence TTGGATTTGTCAAAGAATCAAATTTCTCCGATTCCCAAGAAAATTGGACAACTTAAAAATCTACGAACTTTACATTTACGAAATAATCCGATCAACCGTCGTCCGGAAGAACTTTGA
- a CDS encoding leucine-rich repeat domain-containing protein, whose protein sequence is MKNLQEPYLYYNYLTYLPEEIGNLENLRGLLLDQNSLRALPAKIGNLKSLRKLEISHNVLIEIPGEMGQIQNLQELNLLSNQFSDLPKGIGQLLNLKNLYLDHNSIVLLPKKIGRLQNLETLSIYGILLETLPEEIGKL, encoded by the coding sequence TTGAAAAACCTGCAAGAGCCTTATTTATATTATAATTACCTTACATATCTCCCGGAAGAAATCGGGAATCTCGAAAACTTACGGGGATTGTTATTGGATCAAAATTCTCTTCGAGCGCTTCCGGCGAAAATCGGAAATCTAAAAAGCTTAAGGAAATTAGAGATATCGCATAACGTTCTTATTGAAATACCAGGAGAGATGGGACAAATTCAGAACTTACAAGAATTGAACTTGCTTTCGAATCAGTTCTCGGATCTTCCTAAGGGAATTGGACAATTGCTAAACTTGAAAAATTTGTATTTGGACCATAACTCAATCGTCCTTCTTCCTAAAAAAATCGGGCGACTGCAGAATTTAGAAACTCTATCAATCTATGGAATTCTGCTCGAAACTCTTCCGGAGGAAATTGGAAAATTGTAG